Genomic DNA from Roseburia intestinalis L1-82:
CGTGTATGATTATGAAAACCGTGCGGAAAATAAGATTTACGACATGGAAAAAACAACGGGGAATGATATGTATGAGATTTTTCTGGGAGGATCGAAATCCCTGATATCGATTGAAAATCCGAATGCGAAAACAGACCGGGAACTGGTCATGTTCCGGGATTCCTTTGGAAGCAGCATCGCCCCACTCCTGGCAGAAGATTATGCGAAGATCACACTGGTGGATATCCGGTATCTGCCCGTGGAGCGGATTGGAAACTATATTGATTTTAAAGATCAGGATGTGCTGTTTTTATATAGTACGTCGGTGTTAAATCACAGTGAGACGTTAAAATGACAGGAGGCTGGGGCGCAAATAGTGCATTCACAATATATCGGCTGGTGCAATTTGCCAATTAATAAACTTGAGTGCACTATTTGCCCCGGCATCCTAACAGCAGTTCCGGTCAGGGAATCGGGATAAATTCCGGTTTCCTGTTCTTAAATACCGTATAATGCGTAAAGCCGGCTTCTTTTAAGATAGAAGGAACTTTTTCAAAATCAAATGCGACATGCTCCGGCTGATGTGCGTCCGCACCGATCGTGATGATCTCCCCGCCGAGTTCATGATAGCGCTTAATGATGTCCTCTGTCGGGTTCGGATGACCGAGTCCGTATTTGAAACCGCCGGTGTTGATCTCAATCCCTTTGCCTTTGATAATAAGAGCCTTTAAGATTTCGTCGATGATGTCGGCATATTTCTGATAGGAATAACTGGCATTTTTATTTGGACCGTATCTTACCACGTAGTCGATGTGACCATAGACGTCAAAACCATCGAAAACTGCGATATTTTCCAGAATGGATTCAAAATATTCCTGATAGCCTTCCTCCTCCGTGTGGTTTTCCCAATAAGCCGGATAATAAGGATCAACGCCGTGCATGACGTGTGAGGAACCGATCACAAAATCAAACGGGTATTGTGACAGGATGTCAGCATGTATGCAGGCAAGATGCGGCTGTAACCCAAGTTCAATGCCGAGTCGAACCGGAAGAACTTCCTTATATTTCTCCTGCATTGCATCCACGGAAGAAACATAATTCGGCAGATCCAGCAAAAATGTCTCCGGTTCGTCCGGATAGTCAATGTCAAGATGGTCTGTAAAACAGATTCCTTTTAAATTTTTTTGTCTTGCAGCAGCGATCATGTCTTCCTGCGGTGTGTGGCTGTCGCCGGAAAACTGGCTGTGCATATGCGTATCCCATAACATATTAAATCCTCTTTCCTGTGCCGGGCTGGCACATAATGTGAAATCTTATTTGCGCAATTACGCATATCACAAATGCTGGTTTGTGGGTGATATGAGTTTCCCTGTGTAGGGTGGTTCTGGGGAGTTACGATTGGCAAATTGCATCAAGCCGGGACTGTTTTGTTCCGTTGTCCGAAAATAAGAAAGTCTAAGTATGCCTGATTCAGGTTGAGGCGGAGTGACGTGTGCGTCCTAAATGTGCCGTCCGGGCACATTAGGACTTGTGCTGCCGTCCATGGCAGCACAACACTGTATTGTGAACAGGCATACAAAGACTTTCTAATTTTCTCCCAAAGTCACAAAACGAGTCCTGGCTTGATGCGATTTGCCAGCCGCAAGGTTGTGAACCACCCTTAGCCGGGAAACTCATTTTACAACCTTGGGGGTGCGTAAATTTTTGTGACATTCATTTCAAAAAGGTTGAAAAATCTCGACGCAATCTGTTATATCTATGCTTTTAAACATACATACTTGGAATAATAATCTGCATTATTAGTCTGTTAATTTACGAAATGATTAATGTAATGCAACATAGCAGATGAAACTTCAGACAAGTCATCAGGCTGAATATCAGTGATATTGCACATTAGGATTTTAAGCATATTTCCATTCGTGCGAATATCAAAAATTCACACCCGCGCCCCCATTTTGAGATGAACCGCCCACCCAAATGGTGTTTCATAACCTGGAGGCTGGCATCTTGCGCAAAGCCTGAGCTGATTTTGTGACTTTGGGAGAAAATTAGAAAATCTTAGTGTGTCTGTAGATACACAGTGATGTTCTGCCACGGATGGCAGAACAAGGCTTCACGAGCCACGGATGGCTCGTTGAACGCCGGTCACGTCACTCCGAGAAAATCTAACTCAGACACACTTAGACTTTTCTTATTTTCGTACAATGGAACCAAAATTAACTCCGGCTTTGCGCAAGATGCCACTCACAGACCTGCGACACACCATTGGGACGGGCGATTTATTTCATAAACAAACCAACATTTGGTAAGTAGCTTATGATATAGTATAGCCTATCCCACAAAAGAAAAGAAGTCATATTTGTATATTTTGTATAAAATTCATGAAAAAACGACCGGAAAATTGCATATAGTGAAAAATTTAACAAACACAGAATAAAGTCGAGAAAAAGGCTTGAACTTTCAAAAGAAATTGGTTAAAATAAAGGAAGCTTGGGACGGGCATAAGTCCCATCAAGTTATCACATTTACAAATTCTAGGAGGAATTAAAAATGGCAGTAAGAGTAGCAATCAATGGTTTTGGCCGTATTGGTCGTCTTGCTTTCAGACAGATGTTTGGAGCAGAAGGATATGAAGTAGTAGCAATCAATGATTTAACAAGTCCTAAAATGTTAGCACACTTGTTAAAATATGATTCATCTCAGGGTAAATATGAGCATGCTGATGAAGTTTCCAGCACAGATGATTCTATCATCGTTTGCGGTAAAGAGATCAAAATCTACGCTTTCCCAGATGCAAACAACTGCCCATGGGGAGATTTAAAAGTTGACGTTGTATTAGAGTGCTCCGGTTTCTATACAAGCAAAGAAAAAGCACAGGCTCATATCAATGCAGGTGCTAGAAAAGTTGTTATCTCTGCTCCAGCAGGAAATGACCTTCCTACTATCGTTTATAATACAAACCACGAGACATTAAAAGCTTCTGATACAATCATTTCAGCAGCTTCCTGTACAACAAACTGCTTAGCACCAATGGCAGATGCATTAAACAAATATGCTCCGATCCAGTCTGGTATCATGGTAACAATCCATGCTTACACAGGTGATCAGATGACTCTTGATGGACCTCAGAGAAAAGGTGATTTAAGAAGATCACGTGCAGCAGCAGTTAACATCGTTCCTAACAGCACAGGTGCTGCAAAAGCAATCGGTCTTGTTATCCCAGAGTTAAACGGTAAGTTAATCGGATCTGCTCAGCGTGTACCGACCCCAACAGGTTCTACAACAATCTTAACAGCAGTTGTTAAGAAAGCTGGCGTAACAAAAGAAGACATCAACGCAGCTATGAAAGCAGCAGCTAACGAGTCCTTCGGTTACAACGAGGATGAGATCGTTTCTTCCGATATCGTAGGAATGAGATATGGTTCATTATTCGATGCAACTCAGACAATGGTTAACCAGGTATCTGATGACCAGTACGAAGTTCAGGTTGTTTCATGGTATGACAACGAGAACTCTTACACATCTCAGATGGTTCGTACAATCAAATACTTCAGTGAGTTAGCATAATCGACGGGTTACGATAACTATATGCGACTTTTAGCAGGTCCGGTCCTATTGGACCGGGCCTGTTTTTATACCTCAATTATATAAAAGGAGGACATATTTTATGTCATTAAACAAAAAATCAGTAGACGACATTAATGTAAAGGGAAGAAGAGTACTTGTAAGATGTGATTTCAACGTTCCGTTAAAAGAAGGAAAAATCACAGATGAGACTCGTATCAACGCAGCTCTTCCTACCATCCAGAAATTAATCAACGATGGTGGAAAAGTAATTCTCTGTTCACATCTTGGAAAAGTAAAAAACGGACCAAACGAAGGCGAGTCTTTAGCTCCGGTAGCTGAGAAACTTTCTGAGAAACTTGGCAAAAAAGTAAACTTCGTATCTGATTACAATGTAACAGGTGAGGCAGCTACAAAAGCAGTTGCTGAAATGAACGAAGGAGATGTTGTATTATTACAGAATACACGTTTCCGTGGTGCTGAGGAGACAAAGAACGGCGAAGAGTTCAGCAAAGAGTTAGCTGATCTTGCAGACGATTATGTATGCGACGCATTCGGTTCCTCCCACAGAGCACATGCTTCTGTTGCAGGCGTTACAAAATTCATCACTGCAAAGGGTGGTTCTAACGTAGTTGGTTACTTAATGCAGAAAGAGATCGATTTCCTTGGAAACGCTGTTGAAAATCCGGTAAGACCGTTCGTAGCAATCCTTGGTGGTGCAAAAGTTGCAGATAAATTAAATGTTATCTCGAACTTATTAGAGAAATGCGATACATTAATCATCGGTGGTGGTATGGCATATACTTTCTTAAAAGCACAGGGATATGAGATCGGTAAATCTTTAGTAGATGATACTAAGATCGATTACTGTAAAGAGATGATGGCAAAAGCAGAAAAACTTGGAAAGAAATTACTCCTTCCGGTAGATGCTGTAACCATCGCAGATTTCCCGAACCCGATCGATGCTCCGGTAGAAGTTACTGTATGTGACGTAAAAGATATGCCGGCTGACAGAGAGGGATGCGATATCGGACCAAAGACTCAGGAGTTATATGCTGATGCAGTTAAGACAGCAAAGACTGTTGTATGGAACGGACCGATGGGTGTATTTGAGAACCCGACATTAGCAGCTGGTACGATCGCAGTTGCAAAAGCACTTGCTGATACAGATGCTACAACAATCATCGGTGGTGGTGATTCCGCAGCAGCTGTTAACCAGTTAGGATTCGGCGACAAGATGAGCCATATCTCTACCGGTGGTGGAGCTTCCCTTGAGTTCTTAGAGGGTAAGGAATTACCAGGTGTCATGGCAGCCGATGATAAGTAAAAATAGTTGCAGTGTAAAGTTGGCTGCCATGACACCTTAGTTATGGCAGCCGACGACAAATAAGATCAACAAACTTTAAAATGGGAAAAAGAGGATAAGATCATGGCAAGAAAGAAAATCGTAGCCGGCAACTGGAAAATGAACATGACTCCAAGCCAGGCTGTTAAATTAGTAGAGGAATTAAAACCATTAGTAGTAAGTGATGATGTAGAAGTTGTTTACTGTGTACCGGCAATCGACATCGTACCTGTTGTTGAGGCTGTAAAAGGAACCAACGTAGCAGTAGGCGCTGAGAACATGTACTATGAGGAGAAAGGTGCTTACACCGGAGAGATCGCTCCAGAGATGTTAGTTGACGCTGGCGTAAAATACGTTATCATCGGTCATTCCGAGAGACGTGATTACTTCAAAGAGTGCGACTGCATGTTAAACAAAAAAGTGAAAAAAGCTTTCGAGCATAACTTAACACCAATCCTTTGCTGTGGTGAGACATTAGAGCAGAGAGAGATGGGAATCACTTTAGACTGGATCCGTATGCAGATCAAATCTGACTTAAAAGACGTTACTGCAGAGCAGGTTGCTTCTATGGTAATCGCTTATGAGCCGATCTGGGCTATCGGAACAGGAAAAACTGCAACCACAGAGCAGGCAGAGGAAGTCTGCAAGGCAATCCGTGACTGCATCAAAGAAGTATACGGTGCTGACACTGCAGAGAAAGTTCGTATTCAGTACGGCGGATCTGTAAATGCAGGTAATGCAGCAGAGTTGTTTGCACAGCCTGATATCGATGGTGGTTTAGTTGGCGGAGCTTCCTTAAAAGCTGATTTCGGTAAGATCGTAAACTATAAATAAATCATA
This window encodes:
- a CDS encoding histidinol-phosphatase HisJ family protein; its protein translation is MLWDTHMHSQFSGDSHTPQEDMIAAARQKNLKGICFTDHLDIDYPDEPETFLLDLPNYVSSVDAMQEKYKEVLPVRLGIELGLQPHLACIHADILSQYPFDFVIGSSHVMHGVDPYYPAYWENHTEEEGYQEYFESILENIAVFDGFDVYGHIDYVVRYGPNKNASYSYQKYADIIDEILKALIIKGKGIEINTGGFKYGLGHPNPTEDIIKRYHELGGEIITIGADAHQPEHVAFDFEKVPSILKEAGFTHYTVFKNRKPEFIPIP
- the gap gene encoding type I glyceraldehyde-3-phosphate dehydrogenase; the encoded protein is MAVRVAINGFGRIGRLAFRQMFGAEGYEVVAINDLTSPKMLAHLLKYDSSQGKYEHADEVSSTDDSIIVCGKEIKIYAFPDANNCPWGDLKVDVVLECSGFYTSKEKAQAHINAGARKVVISAPAGNDLPTIVYNTNHETLKASDTIISAASCTTNCLAPMADALNKYAPIQSGIMVTIHAYTGDQMTLDGPQRKGDLRRSRAAAVNIVPNSTGAAKAIGLVIPELNGKLIGSAQRVPTPTGSTTILTAVVKKAGVTKEDINAAMKAAANESFGYNEDEIVSSDIVGMRYGSLFDATQTMVNQVSDDQYEVQVVSWYDNENSYTSQMVRTIKYFSELA
- a CDS encoding phosphoglycerate kinase, which produces MSLNKKSVDDINVKGRRVLVRCDFNVPLKEGKITDETRINAALPTIQKLINDGGKVILCSHLGKVKNGPNEGESLAPVAEKLSEKLGKKVNFVSDYNVTGEAATKAVAEMNEGDVVLLQNTRFRGAEETKNGEEFSKELADLADDYVCDAFGSSHRAHASVAGVTKFITAKGGSNVVGYLMQKEIDFLGNAVENPVRPFVAILGGAKVADKLNVISNLLEKCDTLIIGGGMAYTFLKAQGYEIGKSLVDDTKIDYCKEMMAKAEKLGKKLLLPVDAVTIADFPNPIDAPVEVTVCDVKDMPADREGCDIGPKTQELYADAVKTAKTVVWNGPMGVFENPTLAAGTIAVAKALADTDATTIIGGGDSAAAVNQLGFGDKMSHISTGGGASLEFLEGKELPGVMAADDK
- the tpiA gene encoding triose-phosphate isomerase, whose protein sequence is MARKKIVAGNWKMNMTPSQAVKLVEELKPLVVSDDVEVVYCVPAIDIVPVVEAVKGTNVAVGAENMYYEEKGAYTGEIAPEMLVDAGVKYVIIGHSERRDYFKECDCMLNKKVKKAFEHNLTPILCCGETLEQREMGITLDWIRMQIKSDLKDVTAEQVASMVIAYEPIWAIGTGKTATTEQAEEVCKAIRDCIKEVYGADTAEKVRIQYGGSVNAGNAAELFAQPDIDGGLVGGASLKADFGKIVNYK